A window of the Diabrotica undecimpunctata isolate CICGRU chromosome 1, icDiaUnde3, whole genome shotgun sequence genome harbors these coding sequences:
- the LOC140437254 gene encoding aspartate aminotransferase, mitochondrial-like produces MDVFRSIYIKSEFSQQTDPSRGFDPSKQKVNLILGTYRDDDEKPFVLQSVRKEELKIMCKDMDKEYAGMTGDRVFERKAFDLTMGEVLFYASAYNPRGVDPTPEQWNEIIAICKEKQFYIIIDFAYQGFGSRDPELDAYSERQLAKAGIGMAEAKRVESQVKLIASCLYTQAHQLMVLEWR; encoded by the exons CCTTCTAGAGGCTTCGACCCTTCGAAACAAAAAGTAAATCTAATTCTAGGAACGTATAGAGATGATGACGAAAAACCGTTCGTTTTACAAAGCGTTCGCAAggaagaattaaaaataatgtgcAAAGATATGGATAAAGAATATGCAGGCATGACAGGAGATCGAGTATTTGAAAGAAAAGCCTTTGATTTGACAATGGGAGAAG TGTTATTTTACGCCTCAGCCTATAACCCCAGAGGAGTTGATCCTACACCCGAGCAATGGAATGAAATAATAGCTATCTGTAAAGAGAAgcaattttatattattattgatTTCGCATATCAAGGTTTTGGTTCGAGAGATCCCGAGTTAGATGCATACTCTGAACGTCAGCTTGCTAAAGCTGGGATTGGTATGGCCGAAGCAAAGCGAGTGGAGTCCCAAGTAAAACTAATAGCCAGTTGTCTTTATACTCAAGCCCACCAGTTAATGGTGCTAGAATGGCGCTAG